CACGTAAAGCCCTTCCACATCGGATCTAAAGGACTTCATCATGGTGAGATCTTCAAGACTGTCGTCATAGTACTCCACTTCTAACGCATCAGGAGCTTTGACGTCAGAATTACCCATGTCAGAGGTGACCTGAATATAATTCGACGGATCAGCAACAACTATAACCAAGAACTTATATTCATTCGAAACAGGAACGGAAAAACGAATCAGGTAATCCAAGACCAGTTTCCCATTTTTCTTCTTCGCCTGGAAATTTTCAACATCCAACGCAGGCAAAAATTTAGTTCCATTCAAAACATAGTTGTAATAATTCTGCTTGACAAGGGGATCCAAAAAGGCAATCTTTAACGATTCCAATTCTTTTTTTGAAAGCAAGCCATCACCATTTGCGTCGGCAGCAGCGAACATGGAAGTGCCGTAAATTTCGTCATATTCCCAATGATTCTGAACACCGATAAACCCAGTTTCGTCAAACACAGCCTGGACAGTCACATCCGCAAACACATGCGGGTGCGCCCAGGACATGGCGGCCATCATAAGCAGGGATACGAAAAAAAGTCTCATCGCAAGTCAATATATAAAAAGTCCCGCCCGCGACATTCGCCGGGGCGGGAAACCCATCCAGCTTTATGAGGTAACATTTATAAGCTGGCGGAGGTTTTATGGCATATTTTTAGAAGGCGAAAACGGTTTCCAGTCCAAGGTTCAGACCCACGTCATCGTTATCACCGTAATCATCACCCAGCGGCACATTGACCATGGCAAAGCCGGTAATTTCCAGGCCTTCCACCGGAGCGAAGTACAGGCGGGCACCAGCGGCAAAAGATTCCAATTCATCATCGCTGTCCAAAGTATTAGTATGATATTCCAGCGGAATGCCAAGAGTCAGCGATCCAAAGAGATTCATGCTGGGCTCCACATAGGCAAACATGTATTCCGGA
The DNA window shown above is from Fibrobacter sp. and carries:
- a CDS encoding DUF1007 family protein, with the protein product MRLFFVSLLMMAAMSWAHPHVFADVTVQAVFDETGFIGVQNHWEYDEIYGTSMFAAADANGDGLLSKKELESLKIAFLDPLVKQNYYNYVLNGTKFLPALDVENFQAKKKNGKLVLDYLIRFSVPVSNEYKFLVIVVADPSNYIQVTSDMGNSDVKAPDALEVEYYDDSLEDLTMMKSFRSDVEGLYVRFKK